A genomic region of Runella rosea contains the following coding sequences:
- a CDS encoding acyclic terpene utilization AtuA family protein, which produces MKQTIRIGCGAGFSGDRLEPAVILAEQGNLDYLVLECLAERTIALAQKRKRADATKGYDPLLERRIEHLLPILVKNNVCLITNMGAANPIEGAKKILEIAQKQGVRVKVAAVIGDELSEKLKEMSDEIFTFNNEDFAINLIKNHSSHNPPFSPLISANAYMGVEGILEALKTEAQIIITGRVADPSLFLAPMIHEFGWATDDYNLLGQGTVVGHLLECAGQITGGYFADPITKPVTNMDTLGHPFADVFADGSAIIGKVEDTGGVVNLATVKEQLLYEVVNPYAYLTPDVSANFTTVQLEEIAENQVKVWGGTGHEKPPTLKVSVGYQAGFLGEGEISYAGHNALARAQLAGDTLEKRLKADFPDLRTDYVGVSAIHRTDFERQIEPYEVRLRLASNADTAQKAALIGEEVEALYTNGPAGGGGARKYVTELVGIVSVLVDRKNVIPEIVLF; this is translated from the coding sequence ATGAAACAAACAATCAGGATAGGCTGCGGGGCAGGTTTCTCGGGCGATAGACTCGAACCCGCCGTAATTCTAGCCGAACAAGGAAATTTAGATTATTTGGTGTTAGAATGTTTGGCCGAACGTACCATTGCCCTTGCCCAAAAACGAAAACGTGCCGACGCTACCAAAGGCTACGACCCCCTGTTGGAACGGCGTATCGAGCATCTGTTGCCCATTTTGGTCAAAAATAATGTTTGTCTCATTACCAATATGGGCGCAGCAAACCCCATTGAAGGTGCAAAGAAAATACTAGAAATTGCCCAAAAACAAGGTGTTCGCGTAAAAGTAGCGGCCGTCATCGGCGACGAGTTGAGTGAAAAGTTAAAAGAGATGAGTGATGAGATTTTTACGTTCAATAATGAAGATTTTGCCATAAACCTCATTAAAAACCACTCATCTCATAACCCTCCATTCTCCCCGCTCATTTCCGCCAATGCGTACATGGGTGTTGAGGGGATTTTGGAAGCGTTGAAGACAGAGGCACAAATCATAATCACGGGAAGAGTCGCTGACCCATCGTTGTTTTTAGCACCGATGATACACGAGTTTGGATGGGCTACCGACGATTATAATTTGTTGGGACAAGGTACGGTAGTAGGGCATTTGTTGGAATGTGCGGGGCAAATAACGGGTGGCTATTTTGCCGACCCAATCACAAAACCTGTGACAAACATGGACACCTTGGGACACCCCTTTGCGGATGTTTTTGCCGATGGTTCGGCCATCATTGGCAAGGTAGAAGATACGGGGGGAGTCGTTAATCTGGCTACGGTCAAAGAACAATTATTGTACGAAGTCGTCAATCCTTATGCTTATCTAACCCCCGATGTTTCGGCAAATTTTACGACGGTACAATTGGAAGAAATTGCCGAAAACCAGGTCAAAGTGTGGGGTGGAACAGGCCATGAGAAACCCCCGACACTCAAGGTAAGTGTGGGTTATCAGGCTGGTTTTCTAGGAGAAGGCGAAATTTCGTACGCAGGTCATAATGCACTCGCAAGGGCACAATTAGCAGGCGATACCCTCGAAAAAAGGCTCAAAGCCGATTTCCCCGATTTACGAACAGATTATGTTGGTGTTTCGGCTATTCATCGAACTGATTTTGAACGCCAAATTGAGCCTTATGAAGTGAGATTACGCCTAGCCTCCAACGCCGACACAGCCCAAAAAGCTGCCCTAATTGGCGAAGAAGTAGAAGCCCTTTACACCAATGGCCCTGCAGGAGGTGGCGGCGCCAGAAAATACGTTACCGAACTTGTCGGAATTGTATCGGTTTTGGTGGATAGAAAAAATGTGATTCCAGAGATAGTATTATTTTGA
- a CDS encoding AtuA-related protein has protein sequence MKLYQIAHSRAGDKGNISTLSLIPYDPKDYEHLCEKVTVERVKEHLKDIVSGEIVRYEMSNISSLLFVCQNALLTGVTTSLAIDTHGKALSYALLEMQIEP, from the coding sequence ATGAAACTATACCAAATTGCCCATAGCCGTGCAGGAGATAAGGGTAATATCTCCACCCTTTCGTTGATTCCGTACGACCCGAAAGACTATGAACATCTGTGTGAAAAAGTAACGGTAGAAAGGGTTAAAGAGCATTTAAAAGACATCGTTTCAGGTGAAATTGTACGGTACGAAATGTCAAATATTTCGTCGTTACTATTTGTTTGTCAAAATGCCTTACTAACAGGCGTAACGACCTCATTAGCAATAGATACACACGGAAAAGCATTGAGCTATGCGTTGTTAGAAATGCAGATTGAGCCTTAG
- a CDS encoding MFS transporter, with protein sequence METIQLGLKENWRQFALLVIINAFVGGMIGLERSILPQLAEQEFGIASKTALLSFIVTFGITKAIVNYFTGKLANSLGRKRLLVIGWLFALPVPFILIYAPSWSWIVLGNILLGINQGLSWSAAVMMKIDLVGDKNRGLAVGINEFAGYLSVGLVAFLTGYISERYGVRPYPFYLGIGFATMGLVLTLLFVKDTRQHVSKENQKSSIPTLKSPFWDTTFRHKSLGAITQAGLINNLNDGMIWGILPLLLLTKHFTPAQIGILTAVYPSVWGLSQLVTGKLSDIYAKKMLLFWGMLLQAVGIVALIWASNFLQFTLIGIFLGMGTALVYPTFLNAISEYTNPLQRAESLGTFRFWRDLGYAIGALFTGIVADALGVDASILGVGGLTALSAFVILFRMK encoded by the coding sequence ATGGAAACCATTCAATTAGGACTCAAAGAAAACTGGCGGCAATTTGCCCTTCTGGTCATCATCAATGCCTTTGTGGGCGGCATGATTGGGCTTGAACGCTCGATTCTGCCACAACTCGCCGAACAAGAATTTGGCATCGCTTCCAAAACCGCGCTTTTATCATTCATCGTTACGTTTGGCATTACAAAAGCCATTGTTAACTATTTTACGGGTAAACTCGCCAACTCGTTGGGACGAAAAAGGCTATTGGTGATTGGGTGGCTGTTTGCCTTACCCGTGCCGTTTATTCTGATTTATGCACCGAGTTGGTCGTGGATTGTGCTTGGCAATATCCTATTAGGTATAAATCAGGGGTTGAGTTGGAGTGCGGCGGTGATGATGAAAATTGACCTCGTCGGCGACAAAAATCGGGGGCTCGCGGTCGGCATCAACGAATTTGCGGGTTATCTTTCGGTAGGACTAGTGGCCTTCCTGACGGGCTATATCTCTGAACGTTATGGAGTTAGACCGTATCCTTTTTATTTGGGTATTGGATTTGCCACCATGGGTTTAGTGCTGACTTTATTGTTTGTCAAAGATACCCGTCAGCATGTTTCAAAAGAAAACCAAAAAAGTAGTATCCCAACGCTAAAAAGTCCGTTTTGGGATACTACTTTTCGACACAAATCATTGGGTGCCATCACCCAAGCGGGTTTAATCAACAACCTCAACGACGGCATGATTTGGGGAATACTGCCGTTGCTTCTGCTAACCAAGCACTTCACGCCCGCCCAAATCGGCATTTTGACCGCCGTTTACCCCTCGGTTTGGGGACTGAGTCAGTTGGTCACGGGCAAACTTTCAGACATCTACGCAAAAAAAATGCTCCTATTTTGGGGAATGCTCCTCCAAGCCGTCGGTATCGTGGCATTGATTTGGGCCAGTAACTTTCTCCAATTTACCCTGATTGGAATATTTTTAGGGATGGGAACGGCACTTGTTTATCCCACTTTTCTGAACGCTATTTCTGAGTACACCAATCCCCTCCAACGCGCCGAAAGTCTCGGTACTTTTCGATTTTGGCGAGATTTAGGCTATGCCATCGGGGCTTTGTTCACGGGTATCGTTGCCGATGCACTGGGGGTTGACGCGTCCATCCTTGGCGTCGGTGGTCTGACCGCCCTCTCGGCTTTTGTGATTTTATTTAGGATGAAATAA
- a CDS encoding Crp/Fnr family transcriptional regulator yields METLFRFFAQFQPLPTEAQAAIREICSVINLKKNEELQPIGHTCRTIYFVKKGIARIYYYKDGIDITESFSFENSIIARVESLFTTKPSRKAIQIVEDAELIAINATQLFRLYDIHPSIERLFRKIFEKGYVETVNRMESLQFHTAEERYSALLHEAPDLLRRVPLKYIASFLGITQVSLSRIRATLK; encoded by the coding sequence ATGGAGACACTTTTTCGTTTTTTTGCTCAGTTTCAACCGTTACCGACCGAGGCACAAGCAGCTATTCGGGAGATATGTTCGGTGATTAATCTCAAAAAAAACGAGGAACTACAACCCATCGGTCATACTTGCCGCACCATTTACTTTGTAAAAAAGGGCATTGCGCGCATTTATTATTACAAAGATGGCATCGACATCACGGAGTCGTTCTCTTTTGAAAATAGCATTATTGCCCGCGTGGAGAGTCTCTTTACAACAAAACCGTCGCGCAAGGCCATTCAAATCGTAGAAGATGCCGAGCTTATTGCCATCAACGCAACCCAACTTTTCAGGCTCTACGATATTCACCCGTCCATTGAGCGTCTCTTTCGGAAAATCTTCGAAAAGGGCTACGTCGAAACCGTCAATCGCATGGAAAGTCTGCAATTTCATACCGCCGAAGAGCGCTATTCTGCCCTGCTGCACGAAGCCCCCGACCTCCTACGACGCGTACCGCTCAAATACATTGCGTCCTTTCTGGGCATCACACAAGTGAGCCTCAGCCGAATTCGCGCCACCCTCAAATAA
- a CDS encoding potassium channel family protein, protein MKEVNAPRPKNRLGLLNLLVVVLSIYVLGALTIDTVYVLPKETSLLLNYIDNAICVFFFVEFCIRFYQAENKRQFMRWGWIDLISSIPMVDFLRAGRLLRLIRLLRLIRAFRSIHQLLHHLFHNKAQGAFTSVAILAVLLIIFSAIGILQVEKDPNSNIKTAEDALWWAYVTITTVGYGDKYPVTTEGRLIAVVLMTGGVGLFGTFTAYVASWFVIHPTNNEEEK, encoded by the coding sequence ATGAAAGAAGTAAATGCCCCACGACCTAAAAACAGATTAGGGCTTTTAAATTTGCTGGTGGTTGTGCTTTCCATTTATGTTTTAGGCGCACTGACCATTGATACCGTTTACGTGTTGCCCAAAGAAACATCATTGCTGTTGAACTACATCGACAATGCCATTTGCGTTTTTTTCTTTGTTGAATTCTGCATTCGGTTTTATCAGGCTGAAAACAAACGACAGTTTATGCGTTGGGGTTGGATTGACCTCATTTCCAGCATTCCGATGGTTGATTTTTTGCGGGCTGGAAGGCTCCTGCGGCTCATCAGATTGCTACGCCTCATTCGCGCTTTTCGGTCTATTCATCAGTTGCTTCACCACCTTTTTCATAACAAAGCGCAGGGCGCGTTTACTTCCGTTGCCATCCTTGCGGTTTTGTTGATTATTTTTTCGGCCATCGGTATTTTGCAGGTTGAAAAAGACCCTAACAGCAACATCAAAACCGCTGAAGATGCGCTTTGGTGGGCGTATGTTACCATCACAACCGTTGGCTACGGCGATAAATACCCAGTCACGACCGAGGGTCGGCTGATTGCGGTGGTTTTGATGACGGGTGGGGTAGGCCTTTTTGGGACTTTCACGGCCTATGTTGCATCGTGGTTTGTCATTCATCCCACCAACAATGAAGAAGAAAAATGA
- a CDS encoding glycoside hydrolase family 3 protein: protein MKSTKLLSTLWLHIGALLFAFNTVWAQFKTQPSLGHRSAKLLTVNGLQFKDLNKNGKLDKYEDWRLSNEVRINDLVSQMTIEEKIGFMIISTTRLKGDQAFQANATRGEITSDFNEEDLVQPNNMFTRKPLPTPMMSAAGTTKGVMNFHLRHFILRANTSAKIMADWANNLQALCETSRLGIPAIVASNPRNHVTIDASVGLSVGTTVFSKWPGELGMAAMRDLKLTREFAEIAAQEWSAVGLRKGYMYMADLATEPRWQRAEGTFGEDADLSANMIREIVLGFQGTKLGKNSVAMTTKHFPGGGPQVDGQDSHFDWGKFAHYPGGMFEYHLKPFKAAIEAGTSSIMPYYSAPKDKNMEAVGFSYNKAIINDLLRKKLGFKGIINSDTGPIDMMPWGVENLTIIERYQKAIDAGVDIFSGGADPAILLETVKKGLVKEERINESISRLLKEKFELGLFENPYVDTEAAAKIVGNAEFQKKGDLALRKSIVLLRNDSKLLPLKAQTTARRTKVYFETYYNNGRTPNPVTVYKPTSTHPTIEFVATKEEADAVLLWLIPSGGSLFSSAGKPIELSLSKNKIDVAHVNELIKSKPTIVAINYTSPWVINELDIDNTKTVLATFGTTPDALIDIISGTFKPTGKMPFSTPISEQAVVENKSDVPGHLENKGYALFKFGDGLSY from the coding sequence ATGAAATCTACTAAATTGCTTTCCACGCTATGGCTTCATATAGGAGCACTGCTGTTTGCTTTCAACACGGTTTGGGCGCAGTTCAAAACGCAGCCGTCTCTCGGACACCGTTCAGCAAAGTTATTGACCGTTAACGGATTACAATTTAAAGATTTAAATAAAAACGGCAAACTCGACAAATACGAAGACTGGCGATTGTCCAATGAAGTCAGAATCAACGACTTGGTTTCTCAGATGACGATAGAGGAAAAAATCGGCTTTATGATCATCAGCACAACGCGTTTGAAAGGCGACCAAGCGTTTCAAGCCAATGCAACAAGGGGAGAAATTACGAGTGATTTCAATGAAGAAGATTTAGTACAACCGAATAATATGTTTACCCGCAAACCTTTGCCAACGCCAATGATGTCGGCGGCGGGTACTACCAAAGGGGTAATGAATTTCCACCTACGTCATTTTATTTTACGGGCCAATACCTCCGCCAAAATCATGGCTGATTGGGCCAATAATTTACAGGCGTTGTGCGAAACTTCCCGTTTGGGAATTCCTGCCATTGTCGCGTCAAACCCACGCAACCACGTGACGATTGACGCCTCTGTCGGTTTGAGCGTGGGCACCACGGTATTTTCTAAATGGCCCGGCGAATTGGGTATGGCGGCCATGCGAGATTTGAAACTGACCCGTGAGTTTGCCGAAATTGCCGCCCAAGAATGGTCGGCGGTGGGCTTACGCAAAGGCTATATGTACATGGCCGATTTGGCCACCGAACCCCGCTGGCAGCGCGCGGAGGGCACCTTTGGCGAAGACGCCGATTTATCGGCCAACATGATTCGCGAAATTGTGTTGGGTTTTCAAGGCACTAAACTGGGTAAAAACTCGGTCGCTATGACCACAAAACACTTCCCTGGCGGCGGCCCGCAGGTCGATGGACAAGACTCACACTTTGATTGGGGCAAATTTGCGCATTATCCGGGCGGAATGTTTGAGTACCACTTGAAGCCTTTCAAAGCGGCCATCGAAGCGGGCACTTCTTCCATCATGCCGTATTATTCGGCCCCAAAAGACAAGAACATGGAAGCCGTGGGATTCTCATACAACAAGGCCATTATCAACGACTTATTACGTAAAAAACTGGGTTTCAAAGGCATTATCAACTCCGATACTGGCCCCATTGACATGATGCCTTGGGGCGTAGAAAACCTCACGATTATTGAGCGCTACCAAAAAGCCATTGACGCGGGCGTTGATATTTTTTCGGGCGGTGCCGACCCTGCTATTTTGTTGGAAACGGTCAAAAAAGGCTTGGTCAAAGAAGAGCGAATCAACGAATCCATCAGCCGATTATTGAAAGAAAAATTTGAACTCGGCCTTTTTGAAAACCCGTACGTGGATACCGAAGCCGCCGCTAAAATAGTGGGCAATGCCGAGTTTCAGAAAAAAGGTGATTTGGCCTTACGCAAATCCATCGTGCTGCTCCGTAACGACTCTAAATTGCTGCCCCTCAAAGCCCAAACCACGGCGCGCCGCACGAAAGTTTATTTTGAAACCTATTACAACAACGGACGCACACCCAACCCAGTAACGGTCTATAAACCAACCTCTACCCACCCCACGATTGAGTTTGTGGCCACCAAAGAAGAAGCCGATGCAGTGCTGCTGTGGCTGATTCCGAGCGGCGGAAGTCTGTTTAGCTCTGCTGGCAAACCGATTGAATTGAGCCTTTCCAAAAACAAAATCGACGTGGCTCACGTCAATGAACTTATCAAAAGCAAACCCACCATTGTGGCCATTAATTATACCAGTCCGTGGGTGATTAATGAATTAGATATTGATAACACCAAGACCGTTTTGGCGACCTTCGGCACCACGCCAGATGCCCTGATTGACATCATAAGCGGAACATTTAAGCCCACGGGCAAGATGCCATTTTCGACCCCTATTTCTGAACAGGCCGTGGTCGAAAACAAGTCAGACGTACCTGGTCATCTCGAAAACAAAGGCTACGCACTCTTTAAATTTGGGGATGGATTGAGCTATTAG
- a CDS encoding LacI family DNA-binding transcriptional regulator, with the protein MKKTTIKDIARELNVSTSTVSRALRDSFEIGAETKQRVLELAKRLDYTPDPVALSLLSSHSNDIGVIVPDISNPFFALVIAGIEDVAFAQGYHVVIYQSHDNYEREVMNVRHIANRRKDGMLVSLATGTQDYAHFKALHEQGFPIVFFDRICDEIDTHKVSVDDFEGAYQATEHLIKQGCKTIAHISGPPNLLISRRRLHGYRSALLDYKIPIMEDIIMSSEYNSQEALIITRRLLGGSVKVDGIFASSDNIAIGSHAAITEAGLSMPHDIALIGFSDLPITSLLNPPLSTVAQPAFEMGRSAAELLINLIKNPKDDRVSISNVLRTGLVVRESSLKIQ; encoded by the coding sequence ATGAAAAAAACGACCATCAAAGATATTGCCCGGGAACTCAACGTTTCTACCTCTACCGTTTCTAGGGCGTTGCGGGACAGCTTTGAAATCGGGGCTGAGACCAAACAGCGAGTATTGGAACTGGCTAAACGTCTAGATTATACGCCAGACCCCGTGGCGTTGAGCCTGTTGAGTAGCCACAGCAACGACATTGGGGTTATTGTACCCGATATATCCAATCCTTTTTTTGCCTTGGTCATTGCGGGCATTGAAGATGTGGCTTTTGCGCAAGGCTACCATGTGGTGATTTACCAAAGCCACGACAACTACGAACGTGAGGTGATGAACGTCAGGCACATTGCCAATCGCCGTAAAGATGGGATGTTGGTTTCGTTGGCTACGGGTACCCAAGATTATGCCCATTTTAAAGCTCTTCACGAACAAGGCTTCCCCATTGTATTTTTTGACCGTATTTGTGACGAAATAGATACCCACAAAGTATCGGTAGATGATTTTGAAGGGGCCTATCAAGCCACCGAACACTTGATAAAGCAGGGGTGCAAAACAATCGCGCATATCTCTGGCCCGCCCAATTTACTCATCAGCCGCCGTCGACTACACGGCTACCGGTCGGCATTGCTTGACTATAAAATACCCATTATGGAGGACATCATTATGTCGTCTGAATACAATTCTCAGGAAGCCCTCATTATCACGCGTAGGTTGTTGGGTGGCTCGGTCAAAGTAGACGGTATTTTTGCCTCTAGCGACAACATCGCTATCGGTTCTCATGCAGCCATTACAGAAGCAGGATTATCCATGCCGCACGACATAGCGCTGATTGGGTTTTCGGATTTGCCCATCACTAGCCTGCTCAACCCTCCCTTGAGTACCGTAGCGCAGCCTGCGTTTGAGATGGGGCGATCGGCGGCTGAATTGCTGATTAATCTGATCAAAAATCCAAAAGATGATAGGGTTTCTATTTCAAATGTTTTGAGAACGGGTTTGGTCGTCAGAGAATCATCTTTGAAGATTCAATAA
- a CDS encoding GDSL-type esterase/lipase family protein: MKTAIYALIALLTLTGATGYTQQVIQLYEGKAPGSESWTWGEKESVNNAFKTRTVYNVSQPTLTAYLPKPEIATGTAVIVAPGGAFHILSIDSEGIEVAKWLNSKGVAAFVLKYRLVRSLTDDPVAELMPKMRDFKKLDEENAPVVEMAVADGKKAIEYVRTHAKELDILPNQIGIMGFSAGGALTLGVGLSYTAANRPDFIAPIYPKTDIFGEIKVPADAPPAWFCAASDDQLGFAPHATALYDAWIAAKKIAELHIYQKGGHGFGMNKQKIPTDTWYERFGEWMKLQGYLKKLRPSALDLKYSEEQIASFQRNDWAYLSRYAEANKKLPAPKADENRVVFLGNSITEGWVNKQPEFFAKGNYIGRGISGQTSPQALLRFRPDVVELKPKVVVINIGINDIAENTGPYNPEFTLGNIASMVEIAKANQIKVVLASVHPAFEFPWRKEIADVPNKIIQLNERLKAYAQKNGLVYLDYHAAMKDGRNGMSPEIAGDGVHPTLAGYQIMAPLAEKAIAEALKK, encoded by the coding sequence ATGAAGACAGCTATCTACGCGCTTATTGCCCTTCTGACCCTGACTGGAGCAACGGGATATACACAACAGGTAATCCAATTGTATGAAGGAAAAGCACCCGGCTCAGAAAGTTGGACTTGGGGAGAAAAGGAGAGCGTGAACAATGCCTTTAAGACCAGAACTGTCTATAACGTATCGCAACCCACGTTGACTGCTTACTTGCCCAAACCTGAAATCGCAACGGGAACGGCGGTGATTGTGGCTCCAGGTGGGGCTTTTCACATTCTTTCCATCGACAGCGAAGGGATTGAGGTCGCCAAGTGGTTGAACTCCAAAGGTGTGGCGGCATTTGTGCTTAAATATCGACTGGTGCGCAGCCTGACCGATGACCCCGTGGCGGAACTGATGCCCAAAATGCGGGATTTTAAGAAACTCGACGAAGAAAACGCACCCGTGGTAGAAATGGCCGTAGCCGATGGCAAAAAAGCGATTGAATATGTGAGAACACACGCCAAAGAGTTGGACATTTTACCCAATCAAATCGGCATTATGGGCTTCTCGGCGGGAGGGGCGTTGACCTTGGGTGTGGGATTGAGCTACACCGCCGCCAATCGTCCAGATTTTATTGCGCCGATTTATCCCAAAACGGATATTTTTGGGGAAATAAAAGTGCCCGCTGATGCCCCGCCCGCGTGGTTTTGTGCCGCGTCTGACGACCAACTAGGCTTTGCCCCGCATGCCACGGCCTTGTACGATGCCTGGATTGCGGCCAAAAAAATCGCGGAATTACACATTTACCAAAAAGGAGGACATGGTTTTGGCATGAACAAACAGAAAATCCCTACTGATACGTGGTATGAGCGCTTTGGCGAATGGATGAAATTGCAGGGTTACCTGAAAAAACTGCGTCCTTCTGCGTTGGATTTGAAATACTCGGAAGAGCAGATTGCGAGTTTTCAACGCAACGACTGGGCTTATTTGAGCCGTTATGCCGAAGCCAATAAAAAGCTACCGGCTCCTAAAGCCGATGAAAATCGGGTGGTATTTCTGGGGAATTCCATCACCGAAGGCTGGGTGAACAAACAACCTGAGTTTTTTGCCAAAGGCAACTACATTGGTCGGGGTATCAGTGGGCAAACTTCACCGCAAGCGTTGTTGCGGTTTCGACCCGATGTGGTGGAACTGAAACCTAAAGTGGTGGTTATCAACATCGGTATCAATGATATTGCCGAAAATACAGGTCCGTACAACCCCGAATTTACGTTGGGAAACATCGCTTCGATGGTCGAAATTGCGAAGGCCAACCAAATCAAAGTCGTGCTGGCGTCGGTGCACCCCGCGTTTGAGTTTCCGTGGCGGAAGGAAATTGCGGATGTTCCTAACAAAATTATTCAACTGAACGAACGCTTAAAAGCGTATGCCCAAAAGAACGGGTTGGTGTATTTGGATTATCATGCCGCAATGAAAGACGGTCGCAATGGTATGAGCCCCGAAATAGCGGGCGACGGCGTTCATCCTACCTTGGCAGGGTACCAAATTATGGCTCCGCTGGCCGAGAAGGCGATTGCAGAGGCGTTGAAAAAATAG
- a CDS encoding helix-turn-helix domain-containing protein produces the protein MKNSTVPILNPFEMGQIHFDAQLAWQTLFTSTHHFFHINRLEEYKDMMKFPLPPHRKMVFDFVFLTSGTSVRSKGLDSYQFGANTFFFLPAYQITAHKSMSQDAKGFYCHFDSEVLTKNFQSKDLFADYSFLQFIGNPLVTIDEETTQTILFILYRLEKEYKKSDSPDFSIVQGYLLALMSEIKPFVKTEQKVKINAASQITEKYKSALAQYSYQKQKIRDYADILSVTPNHLNKCVKATTGKSAHDLLDDMLLLEAKVMLKQTGLSIAEVAFRIGKTELSDFGRFFKQKTGFTPGEYRKKD, from the coding sequence GTGAAAAACAGCACTGTTCCGATACTGAACCCGTTTGAAATGGGACAAATCCATTTCGACGCCCAGCTGGCGTGGCAAACGTTGTTCACGTCGACGCACCATTTTTTTCACATCAATCGTCTCGAAGAGTACAAAGACATGATGAAGTTTCCGCTGCCGCCGCACCGGAAAATGGTCTTTGATTTTGTGTTTTTGACGAGCGGAACCAGCGTTCGGAGCAAAGGATTGGATAGTTATCAATTTGGAGCCAATACGTTTTTCTTTTTGCCCGCCTATCAGATTACCGCGCACAAATCTATGAGCCAAGATGCCAAAGGATTTTATTGCCACTTTGATAGTGAGGTTTTGACCAAAAACTTTCAATCCAAAGACCTGTTTGCCGACTATTCGTTTCTTCAATTTATTGGTAATCCGTTGGTGACTATTGACGAAGAAACCACGCAAACGATTTTATTTATTCTGTACCGGCTCGAAAAAGAATACAAAAAGAGTGATTCGCCCGATTTTAGCATTGTGCAAGGGTATTTGCTCGCGTTGATGTCCGAAATCAAACCGTTTGTGAAAACCGAGCAAAAAGTGAAAATCAACGCCGCTTCGCAGATTACGGAAAAATATAAAAGTGCGCTGGCGCAGTACAGTTATCAAAAACAAAAAATCAGGGATTATGCCGATATTCTTTCGGTGACGCCCAACCACCTCAACAAGTGCGTAAAGGCCACGACGGGCAAATCCGCCCACGATTTGCTCGATGATATGCTCCTGTTGGAAGCCAAGGTAATGCTAAAACAGACGGGCCTTTCGATTGCCGAAGTCGCTTTCAGAATCGGGAAAACTGAATTGAGTGATTTTGGCCGTTTCTTCAAACAAAAAACGGGATTTACCCCGGGAGAATACCGAAAAAAAGACTGA
- a CDS encoding RraA family protein, which yields MRRVLSGLFIFTILICNSINANAQYNRVAMNREYIISLTPQWKGERLPDGRPYVSDDLLERLKKVVLTHAWGGLKKHKFNNQYQGNWMMVNPDKNTIMTGRAVTAQYMPQRPDFGDVIRKVGLAEGHGDKALSNVWPIEMLKDGDVYVADGFAKMNEGTLIGDRLANSIYSKSKRGVVFWGSVRNLQEIQKVEGFNGWILGNHPSAINEVMLTSINAPIRIGDATVLPGDVVYASPYGTLFLPAYLVEGIVLEAEISNLRHVYGIMRNKAGDWTTGQIDSEYTAQMNKEFHDYLRSLPDNKLPMPRKELNAYLEAKK from the coding sequence ATGCGACGCGTTCTTTCTGGTTTATTCATTTTTACCATTCTTATTTGCAACAGCATTAATGCCAATGCCCAATACAACAGGGTTGCGATGAATCGTGAATACATCATCTCCCTTACACCACAATGGAAAGGAGAACGACTACCCGACGGAAGACCCTATGTATCAGACGATTTACTGGAAAGACTCAAAAAGGTGGTGTTGACCCACGCTTGGGGCGGTTTAAAAAAGCACAAATTTAATAACCAATACCAAGGGAATTGGATGATGGTCAATCCCGACAAAAATACCATCATGACCGGACGCGCAGTGACCGCGCAATACATGCCACAACGGCCCGATTTTGGGGATGTCATCCGAAAAGTAGGATTGGCCGAAGGTCACGGCGACAAAGCACTGTCAAACGTCTGGCCGATTGAGATGCTCAAAGATGGAGATGTATACGTGGCCGATGGTTTTGCAAAAATGAATGAGGGAACATTGATTGGCGACCGATTGGCCAATTCTATTTACTCAAAATCAAAACGGGGCGTAGTATTTTGGGGCAGCGTACGAAATTTACAAGAAATCCAGAAAGTGGAAGGATTTAACGGATGGATTTTGGGCAATCACCCATCCGCCATCAATGAAGTTATGTTGACCTCAATTAATGCCCCCATCCGAATCGGCGACGCCACGGTTTTGCCAGGCGATGTGGTGTATGCCAGCCCGTATGGCACCCTTTTTCTACCCGCCTATTTGGTAGAAGGAATCGTACTAGAAGCAGAAATCAGCAACCTTCGTCACGTATACGGCATCATGCGCAATAAGGCCGGCGATTGGACAACTGGCCAGATAGACAGCGAGTATACCGCGCAGATGAACAAAGAATTTCATGATTATTTGCGTAGCCTACCCGACAACAAACTTCCCATGCCGCGCAAAGAACTGAACGCGTATTTAGAAGCTAAAAAATAA